The proteins below come from a single Parageobacillus toebii NBRC 107807 genomic window:
- a CDS encoding DNA internalization-related competence protein ComEC/Rec2 → MRGNIVYIALAAVFGIIAGCGRPNISLVFIVLYAIFLFTRKRRLFLFSIITICLFYMYFVYIDHHNKTKLSGNMTLFTIRFIAPISVDGDQLKSIVKVGKEKLQLIYYIKSAQEKQELSSLTPKAVCTVKGRLERPALPRNPNAFDYRRYLRFHHIHWILKPQSISLQDCHNTSPTLYEWLLSLREKGLHTVETHFPSETVGIVQALLYGERGQLDETLLEGYQKLGLIHLLAISGLHVTLLVGAMFSILIRFITKETATIILLIFLPIYIVLTGASPSVIRASFTAMIFLVSDYWKSKLSPLDALSITLVMMLLFDPYMLWDVGFQLSFIVTFALILSSQMILSHDSVFWRLFFTAFIAQLSALPFLLYYFFEVSLWSIPLNIIFVPLYSFAIMPLSFAAVGTHYIHSLLSFPFIWLLQKIIVISSDVVAFFSSNHSLSLVLGRPSFFFLICYAAAIFAAFVQMEKRRYFSIGWVAFVITLHAWSPYMDRYGEVILLDVGQGDCIYIELPYRKGVYLIDTGGTLPHQRQPWQERKRKWDVGKDVVVPFLKSNGVRYIDKLIATHGDLDHIGAAEEIIRHFSVKQMVIGKGETKNSIQEKLVQLAERQNIEVVKISRGDRWIEDGISFYVLHPWKTHRDDNNHSIVLYTKLGGLSWLFTGDLEETGERELISAFPRLEADVLKVSHHGSDTSTTELFLEKVQPKIALISVGKHNRYHHPSPYVIERLRKRNVIILRTDQHGAIRYIYSKNRGTFSVMLP, encoded by the coding sequence ATGCGGGGGAATATTGTTTATATAGCGCTTGCTGCTGTTTTTGGGATCATCGCTGGGTGCGGGAGGCCAAACATTTCTTTGGTGTTTATCGTGCTGTATGCTATATTTCTTTTCACGCGAAAAAGGCGCCTCTTTCTTTTTTCTATCATAACGATTTGCCTTTTTTATATGTATTTCGTTTATATCGACCATCATAATAAGACGAAACTGTCTGGCAACATGACGTTATTTACTATTCGTTTTATTGCTCCCATTTCGGTGGATGGGGATCAACTAAAATCGATTGTCAAAGTGGGAAAAGAAAAGCTTCAGCTTATTTACTACATAAAATCGGCACAGGAAAAACAAGAGCTTTCTTCTTTAACTCCTAAAGCAGTATGCACGGTGAAGGGAAGGCTTGAACGTCCGGCGCTACCGCGAAATCCTAATGCTTTCGATTATCGTCGTTATTTACGATTTCATCATATTCATTGGATTCTCAAACCCCAATCAATCTCCTTGCAAGACTGCCACAACACATCCCCAACGTTATATGAATGGCTTCTTTCGCTTCGTGAAAAAGGGCTGCACACGGTAGAAACACATTTTCCATCGGAAACGGTTGGAATTGTCCAAGCGCTTTTATACGGAGAACGAGGGCAATTAGACGAGACGCTTTTGGAAGGATACCAAAAACTCGGATTAATCCATTTATTAGCCATTTCCGGGTTGCATGTCACGTTATTAGTCGGAGCCATGTTTTCCATATTGATTCGCTTTATCACCAAGGAAACGGCAACGATAATCCTATTGATTTTCCTTCCCATTTATATTGTGCTAACAGGTGCTTCTCCTTCTGTTATTCGCGCCTCCTTTACAGCAATGATCTTTTTAGTTTCTGATTACTGGAAATCGAAGTTATCGCCGCTCGATGCATTAAGTATAACGCTAGTCATGATGCTGCTTTTCGATCCGTATATGTTATGGGATGTCGGATTTCAGTTATCGTTTATTGTAACATTTGCTCTTATTTTATCTTCCCAAATGATATTGTCGCATGATTCTGTCTTTTGGCGCCTCTTTTTTACGGCTTTTATTGCTCAGTTGAGCGCCCTTCCGTTTCTTTTATACTATTTTTTCGAAGTTTCGTTATGGAGCATTCCCCTAAATATTATTTTTGTGCCGCTTTATTCCTTCGCCATTATGCCGCTTTCGTTTGCAGCTGTAGGCACGCATTATATACATTCGCTTCTTTCTTTTCCTTTTATTTGGCTGTTGCAAAAAATTATCGTAATCTCTAGCGATGTTGTTGCATTTTTCTCATCTAACCATTCGTTGTCACTCGTTCTTGGCCGGCCTTCTTTCTTTTTTCTTATCTGTTATGCGGCCGCGATTTTTGCTGCATTTGTACAAATGGAGAAGCGGCGTTACTTTAGTATAGGATGGGTCGCCTTCGTTATTACGCTTCATGCATGGAGCCCATATATGGATCGTTACGGTGAGGTCATTTTACTCGATGTCGGGCAAGGGGATTGTATATACATTGAATTGCCGTATCGAAAAGGAGTATATCTTATTGACACAGGAGGAACACTTCCACACCAAAGACAGCCATGGCAGGAACGAAAGCGGAAGTGGGATGTAGGAAAAGACGTTGTCGTTCCATTTTTAAAATCAAACGGAGTGAGATATATCGATAAACTTATTGCGACACATGGAGATTTGGACCATATTGGAGCGGCAGAAGAAATCATTCGGCATTTTTCTGTAAAGCAAATGGTCATTGGCAAAGGAGAAACAAAAAATTCGATACAAGAAAAACTTGTTCAACTTGCTGAACGACAAAATATAGAAGTGGTGAAAATATCAAGGGGTGACAGATGGATAGAGGATGGAATTTCATTTTATGTACTTCATCCATGGAAAACGCATCGTGATGATAATAATCATTCGATTGTATTGTATACAAAGCTCGGTGGATTATCCTGGTTATTTACGGGCGATTTAGAGGAAACGGGGGAAAGGGAGTTAATCAGCGCTTTTCCGCGCTTAGAAGCCGATGTGTTAAAAGTGTCCCATCATGGGAGCGATACGTCTACAACAGAGTTATTTTTAGAAAAAGTACAGCCGAAGATTGCGCTTATTTCCGTCGGCAAACATAATCGTTACCATCATCCTTCCCCATATGTTATCGAACGGCTCCGGAAAAGGAATGTCATTATTTTGCGGACAGACCAGCATGGCGCGATTCGCTATATTTATTCGAAAAATCGTGGAACCTTTTCCGTCATGCTGCCATAG
- a CDS encoding ComE operon protein 2 codes for MERITWDQYFMAQSHLLALRSTCTRLAVGATIVRDKRIIAGGYNGSIAGGAHCIDEGCYVIDGHCVRTIHAEMNAIIQCAKFGVPTEGAEMYVTHFPCLHCCKAIIQSGIRAVYYAQDYKNHPYALELFEQAKVRVEHVPFNKEILSLLQK; via the coding sequence ATGGAACGGATTACATGGGATCAATATTTTATGGCACAAAGCCATTTGTTGGCATTGCGCAGCACTTGTACACGATTGGCGGTTGGCGCCACCATTGTCCGAGATAAACGAATTATTGCCGGGGGATATAACGGTTCCATTGCCGGCGGCGCTCATTGCATTGATGAGGGATGTTATGTTATTGACGGGCATTGTGTTCGCACCATCCATGCGGAAATGAATGCGATTATTCAATGTGCGAAATTTGGCGTACCGACAGAAGGAGCAGAAATGTACGTAACTCATTTTCCTTGTCTACATTGCTGTAAAGCGATTATTCAAAGCGGAATTCGCGCTGTATATTATGCGCAAGATTACAAAAATCATCCGTATGCGCTTGAACTTTTTGAACAAGCGAAAGTCCGGGTAGAACACGTACCATTTAATAAAGAAATATTGTCACTTCTGCAAAAATAA
- a CDS encoding helix-hairpin-helix domain-containing protein — MWEAIKKYDKRWYILLLAVFIVAVVILFRNNEMIEKEQGSILASEQMMMEVSEKKEEKVQSKTIIVDIKGAVAQPGVYEIKDTARVNDVVAMAGGFTKEADQTKVNLAAKVHDEMMIYVPERGETNIPSIDSSVVSSNDSKKIYINTASEEEILQLPGIGPTKAAAIIAYREEHGPFQKAEDLLNVTGIGEKTLEKIKEHIVVP; from the coding sequence ATGTGGGAAGCAATAAAAAAGTATGACAAACGATGGTATATTCTGCTCTTGGCAGTGTTCATCGTTGCGGTGGTCATTTTATTTAGAAACAATGAAATGATCGAAAAGGAACAAGGTTCTATACTAGCTTCGGAACAAATGATGATGGAAGTATCGGAGAAAAAGGAAGAGAAAGTGCAATCCAAAACAATTATTGTCGATATAAAGGGAGCAGTTGCCCAACCGGGAGTATACGAAATAAAGGATACGGCGCGTGTCAATGATGTGGTAGCAATGGCTGGCGGATTTACAAAAGAAGCGGATCAAACAAAGGTCAATTTGGCGGCAAAAGTACATGATGAAATGATGATTTATGTACCGGAACGCGGGGAGACGAACATTCCTTCCATAGATTCTTCTGTTGTTTCCTCTAATGATTCCAAGAAAATTTATATTAATACAGCGTCGGAGGAAGAAATATTGCAACTTCCGGGAATTGGACCGACTAAAGCGGCAGCCATTATTGCCTATCGCGAAGAGCATGGACCGTTTCAAAAAGCAGAAGATTTATTAAATGTTACAGGCATTGGAGAAAAGACGTTGGAAAAAATAAAAGAACACATTGTTGTGCCATAA
- the comER gene encoding late competence protein ComER, translating into MEIGMIGTGNMGRILIEAFLESGSVKEDQLIITNRTLEKALDIQRRYPGVYVAASAEEVVQKATIVFLCVKPLDIHPLLQQLSSFWTKEHCLVSITSPISVQQLEAAVPCHVVRVIPSITNRAFAGSTLITVGQRCSSHYQNYIETLFRQISAPCYINDEITRIASDIASCGPAFFSYLLQRFIEAAVAKTSITKEQATELTSNMIIGLGELLKKNLYTLPTLREKVCVKGGITGEGIAVLEKEIEGVFERVFDKTHEKFKDDIEKIKKQFGS; encoded by the coding sequence ATGGAAATCGGAATGATTGGGACAGGAAATATGGGAAGGATTTTAATTGAAGCGTTTCTTGAATCTGGTTCCGTCAAAGAAGACCAGCTTATTATCACGAATCGTACGTTAGAAAAAGCGCTCGACATCCAGCGCCGCTATCCGGGCGTATACGTTGCTGCCAGCGCGGAAGAAGTGGTACAGAAGGCAACGATTGTGTTTTTATGTGTAAAACCGTTAGATATTCACCCCCTTTTGCAACAATTGTCTTCCTTTTGGACAAAGGAACATTGTCTTGTATCGATTACAAGCCCGATTAGTGTACAACAACTTGAAGCTGCCGTCCCTTGCCACGTAGTGCGCGTTATTCCAAGCATTACAAACCGGGCGTTTGCTGGAAGCACGCTAATCACGGTTGGACAGCGCTGTTCTTCACACTATCAAAACTATATAGAAACGCTATTTCGTCAAATTTCTGCTCCTTGCTATATTAATGATGAAATTACGCGAATCGCTTCTGATATCGCTAGTTGTGGTCCCGCTTTTTTTAGCTATTTGCTTCAACGATTTATTGAGGCAGCCGTCGCAAAAACATCGATTACAAAAGAACAAGCAACAGAATTGACAAGCAATATGATTATTGGATTAGGGGAATTATTGAAAAAGAATCTTTATACACTTCCAACACTGCGAGAAAAAGTTTGCGTGAAAGGCGGTATTACTGGAGAAGGAATTGCGGTGCTTGAAAAGGAAATCGAAGGGGTATTTGAACGCGTATTTGATAAAACACATGAAAAATTTAAAGATGACATCGAAAAAATAAAAAAGCAATTCGGTAGTTAA
- a CDS encoding class I SAM-dependent DNA methyltransferase → MTYESFAYWYDKLMNEAPYDAWQSFVQKKLKQYGRQGAKRILDVGCGTGELAVRLAKEGFLVTGVDLSENMLAIAQAKAEAQQVTIEFFQQNMTELEGFSSFDCVTIFCDSLNYLLEESEVRQTFSRIYELLKEDGLLLFDVHSTYKMDHIFQDAIFTSNDEEISYIWSCYPLSLPHSVEHELTFFVRGDDGKYERHDELHRQCTYEIDQYKQWLTEAGFTVLEITADFTDEAPSETSERVFFVAKK, encoded by the coding sequence ATGACGTATGAGTCATTTGCTTATTGGTATGATAAATTAATGAATGAAGCGCCGTATGATGCATGGCAGTCGTTTGTGCAAAAAAAGCTAAAGCAGTATGGACGTCAAGGTGCAAAACGCATTCTTGATGTCGGATGTGGCACAGGAGAATTAGCTGTTCGATTGGCGAAAGAAGGATTTTTGGTCACAGGTGTCGATTTGTCTGAAAATATGCTCGCTATTGCACAAGCGAAAGCGGAAGCGCAACAGGTTACCATTGAATTTTTTCAACAAAATATGACGGAATTAGAAGGATTTTCGTCGTTTGATTGTGTCACTATTTTTTGCGATTCACTCAACTATTTATTAGAAGAAAGTGAAGTTCGGCAAACTTTTTCCCGCATTTATGAACTGTTAAAAGAAGACGGTTTATTGTTATTTGACGTTCATTCGACGTATAAAATGGATCATATTTTTCAAGATGCGATATTTACAAGCAATGACGAGGAAATCAGTTATATTTGGTCTTGCTATCCGCTTTCGTTGCCGCATAGCGTTGAGCATGAATTAACGTTTTTCGTCCGTGGCGATGATGGAAAATATGAACGGCATGATGAACTGCATCGACAGTGCACCTATGAGATTGATCAGTATAAACAATGGCTGACGGAAGCGGGATTTACAGTGCTGGAAATAACCGCGGATTTTACAGATGAAGCGCCAAGCGAAACGTCGGAACGTGTTTTCTTTGTTGCGAAAAAATGA